Genomic segment of Acidimicrobiales bacterium:
CAGGGCGCTGGCGGCGTCGTTGGCGGCCGCCGCGGCGGCATCGCCGAGCTGGCGCTGACCGAGGAAGACCGTCGCCGAGTCGACCGCGATGGCAGCGAGCACGACGAGCACCAGGACGAGAGTGGGCACGAGGATCAAGACGCTGCCGGCTTCCCCTTTCGCCCGGACTCGTCCGCACACGGGGTCAGGGCGGCGTCGCACAGCTGGCCGTCCGAGGGAGCCCGCTTCGGTAAGGGTCGACGAGCTCGGAGTGGCGGGCCGAGGCCGTGAAGCCGGAGCCCATCCCTCCGAGCATGGGCACGACGATCAGTGGTACCCGGTACCGCACCTCGGCGACGACGCGTGAGCATCGGGTGAGGTCCCCCGACACGAGCATGGTCATCCGCGCCGCGTCGCGTCCCTGGGCCACGATGGCCCGCACGGCGGCGGCACGGGCCATGGCCGTCGGGTCGGATCCCGCCGGCGCCTGCACGAACGCCTGGGTCGCCTCCCGCGCCGCGCCGCCCGCCGCCACCTTGGCGTCGATCACACCCCACGCGTTGGCAATGACAAGCGTTCCGAGCACGAGGACGAGCAGCCCGAAGAAGAGGGCCTCGATCCCACCCACCTGACCCTCCTGCCCTCGAGCGGGCGGCGCGCTCACCGGACCCGCTCGCGCCGCACGATGACGCTGCGGTCGACCGTGTCCAGACCCAGCGGCGACGCGAACACCGCCGGCAGCACGCTCGGATTGCGTACCCGCACGACGAGGTGGACGTCGTCGGCATCCACCGCCCAGTCGAAGGTGGCCCGCTGGCCATACGAGCCCAGCTCCCGGCGGGCGTCCAGCTCCGCCTGGGTCTGCGACGTCGGTGTCCCGCTGGCGTCGGACCCGGCGACGACGCGAGCGGCATCGAAGGCGGCCGCCGACACCGCCGAGCGGGCGTAGAGGTCGAAGAGCACCTGGACGGCGAGCAGGATGAGCAGGAGCACGACAAGCACACCCACCAGCGTGGCGACGAGGCCGGTGCCTGCCTCGTCGGGCGCCCGCCCTACTTGCCGATGTTGCTGACCTGGTGGTTCACGTTCGTCGTGGCACCCTGGAGCGTCGCCTTGAACGCCACCCACATGGCCACACCGAGGAACGCCATGATGAGGACCGCGATGGCAGCCGAGATGACACCCTCTCCCGTCTCGTCGCGTACCAGCCGGCCCGTCAGCCAAGCCCGAACCGAGTGCTGCCACACCCAGACTGCCACCAACCTCTCGTGCATCGTGCCTCCTTCGCGTCGGTCCATCCGTCACCACCGTCACGATCCCGCAAAGAGCCGAAGCGCCTCTACGAACGGAATGGCCAGAAAGATCACCCCCGGTACCAACGTCGCCACCGTCACCGGCACCCACACCTGTTGGCCCCGTCGCTCCATCGTCTGAACGAGGTCCCGCTGCACGTCCCGCCGGATGGCTCGGGCCTCGTCCGAGACGAGCCGACCGAGATCGGCTGCGTCGGTGTTGAGGGCGACCACCGCGACGAGACGGTTGAGGGCGTCCACCTGAGCCAGCTCCGCCCACTCCCGCAGGGCTGCCACCTCCGACAGGCCCTGGTGGATCCGAGCTCGCACGCGGGCCAGGTCACGGGCGCAGGAGCCGCGGCCCGGTCGGGCAAGCCGGTTGAGCGCCGAGCCCAGGGAGAAGCCGGCCGACAGCAGCATGGCCAGCTGCTCCGCCACGACGGGCAGCTCGAGAAAGATCCGTCGCTGCCACTTCGACGACGCCGATGCCACCTGCTGTTCCAGGATCAGAAACGCCAGCAGGGGCGATCCCAACAGCACCGCGAGGCTCACGAGCGCGGGCAGCCCGAGCGTCGACGCCGCCAGCGCGCCGACGCCGAACGCGGCCGCACTCCACCCGACCTGTCGAACCCGAAAGCCGGCGGGATCCATGCGGGAGTGGACCCGCTCGAGGCGGACAGCAAGCTCCTCGCTCACGCCGAACAGACGGGCCACCCGTCCCGCCACGGCCTGACTGAACGGCCCGATCACCTCCCGGAACGACTCGACCGAGAACGGACCGCCGCGCCGCCGCTCGGCCAGCCCGGCAGGGCTGTAGGCCCGCAGTCGGTCGGCCAGCGACGGTCGCGAGAACCGTCGCACCTCGGCAATGAGCAGCACCAGACCTGCCCATCCGAGGAGGAACGAAATGACCAGGAGGCGAGTCATCGGCCCTCGCCTCCCAGGACACGCTCCTCCTCTGGCAGGCGCATCAGGCGTCCGGCCCACAGCCAGCACACGACGACGGCGGCGATCCCGAGCACGACCGCCAGCTGGCCAAGGGGCGTCTCGTACGCAGCTCTGCCGGTGCCGATCGACATCCCGGCCAGCGCCATGCCCACCGGCACGATCAACACGAAACGGCGGGCGAACCGCACTGCCGCCTGCTTGGCCAGTGCGTCCTTGCGACCCTGGACGTCCTCGGTGCGGTCGTCGACCAGCGCGGCCAGCCGTCGGTCCAGGCCACCGCCGCCGATCTCGTGGGCGACGAGGAGCGTCTCGCAGGCGGCATCCGCCGTCGGATCGGCGAGCCGGTCCTCGAGCACGGCGACGGCTCGGGCGAAGTCGGTCGAGATGAGCCATTCGCGCTCGGCTGCGGCGAATCCGGGGCGGAGCTCCACCGGCCCTTGGCGCCCGACATCGAACAGGGCAGTGGGAATCGAGCGACCGAGAGAGCCGGTGTAGAGCCGGATACCCTCGATCATGCCGGGCCATGCTTCCCGAGCGCGCGCTCGGCGGGCGTCCCGCCGACTGCGGTACCACGCCACCGGGGCGCAGGCGGCGAAGGCCGCTGCAGCCAGGGCGGGAAGGATCCCGCCGAAGACCGTGAAGGCCAAGGCCCCTCCCACCAGAGCCAGGACCGCCATCACGGCCAGGAACTCGCTGATCCGGACCTCCTCGAGCCCGGCCTGGGCCAGCCACTGGTGGGCCCACCGGCTCGGGGGCATCCGCCGCTCCGGCGCGGGACCGGGTGCCAGCCCCCGCCAGTGGAAGACGATCGCCGTGTACCACAGGAACACGCCATAGGCGCCGGCGAGGGCCAGGATCACGCCCATGGAAGGGCCACCGAGCCCGCCCCGCGTGAGCTGGTCGCCACCACAGCCATCCCTCGGCCATCCCTCCCAGCTAGGAGATGTCCCATCGCCGGCGTGGGATCATACGGGCGACTCTCTTGCTGTTTCAACTTCTCCTGTTGAGGTTGGTGAGCAAGCGTGATCCGGGCGAGAGGTATCCGCTGGCCGGCGGCGAATCGAGGGGTTGATATCCACCTCACGTTGGGGGAAGCCATGAGCCGGCCGGTGTCCACCGGCACCGGGCGCCAGCGCACGCGCTGGCGCGCCGTGCAGTGGTCGAAGCGCTGGCGTCGGGCCTCAGTGCCGGTCGTGGCCGTCCTCGCCGTCTGGCTGACACCCGGCGCTGCCGCACCCGGCGCTGCCGCACCCCGCGCCGGCGCGCCTGCCACGACGAGCCCGCCGGCGAGCTGCGACTGGCCGATGTACGGCCACGACCCGTCTCGCACGGACAGCACGTCCTGCAGCCAGGCGCCTGACGGTGCCGCCGCCAGCCGGCTGCTGCCCCGCTGGTTCTTCCACGCCAACGACGTGGTGACGGCCTCCCCAACGATCGTCCAGGGAACCGTGTACGTGGGCGCCTGGGACGGCCACTTCTACGCTCTCGACCTGAAGAGCGGGCGCGTGCACTGGTCAACCCTGCTCGGACGGGGCCGGCCAGACGGCAACGCCGACGAGCACACCGGCGCCTACGGGGAGATCACGTCGTCAGCGGCCGTGACTGCCGTGTCCGGCCGCCGGGTGGCCTTCGTCGGCGGTGGAGGGTCGATGTACGCGCTGGACGCGTCGCGTGACGACGTCCCCGACGCCCAGCGGGTCCTCTGGCGATTCGACGTCGACGCGTCCCACCCGGCCAACCACGGCGAGATCGAGTCCTCACCGGTGGTCTGGACGGGCGGACCGGGCGGACCGGTGGTGGTCTTCGGCGCCGACTCCAACCAGGACAGCGGGTTCGCTGGCGAGGGTGTGTGGGCCGTCCGAGCGGACACGGGTCGTCTGGCCTGGCACTTCAATCCCGAGACCGCGACCAACCACGCCCTGTACGGCTGCGGCAACGTCTGGTCGTCGCCGGCCCTGGGCCTCGACCCGCGCAACCCTGACCCCCGGCGACGCGCTGTCTTGTACTTCGGGACCGCCGACTGCCCGGACAACACGCCCACCGCGTGTCCCGCCGACGGGTCCGATCCCAATTGCCCACTTGGCCAGCAGTACGTGTACTCCCGTCGCTGGCAACCCTTCGCCGATGGGATAATCGCCATTTCGGCAGCGGACGGCTCACCTCTGTGGAGCTATCAGCCGCATCCGGTCAACAACACCCTTGACGATGATTTCGGCTCCTCGGCGCAGTTGTTCACCCTTCCTGGCGGACGTCAGGTCGTCGGAGAAGGCGACAAGGACGGGCTCTACTACGTGCTCGACCGCAACGACGGAAGCCTGATCTGGAAGCGGATCGAGCAGGGCAACGGCAACATCCAAAGCGGCTTCGCGATTGGTGGGTTCCTCGGCGCGACGGCTGTCACCTCTGTGCACGGCGCCCCGAGGGTGTTCGGAGGGTCAGGCATCGACACGCCCCTCACCTACGACCGCAACGGCCAGCTCGTCGCCCAGCCCGACCCGGCGTTGAGTCTGCGCGGGATGCAGGCGTTCTCGGGGGTCGACGGCTCCAGCGCCTGGTCCGCGATCCAGGCCTACACCTACGGGGCGACGAGCGTCGCCAACGGCGTCGTCTACGTGGGCGCCCTGGACGGGATCCTTCGGGCATACGATGCGACGACCGGGCGTCTGTTATGGGCGTTCCCGGTCAGTGGACCCATCTCGTCGGGTCCCGCCATCAGTGCAGGGGTGGTGGTCATCGGGGCCGGGACCTCCGATACCGACGCAGAGTTCAAGGCCTGCGACCACCTCCCCCCGTCCGCTCAGGGGATATGCCGGAGCACGCCACTCAGCGCGACACTCAATCCCTTGTCGGCCATCAATGGCATCTGGGCCTTCTCGCCTGCCTGATTCGGAGGACCGTGACCGAGATCGTGCGGGAGTTCGTCTCCGCCGAGTCGCCGACCATGGACAGGGCCGGCGCCGGCGGCAGACCGTGCCAGGGCGTCTGGCACCGTCCCGTCTCGACCCGCCCCAGCGTCGCCCTCATCGCCACTCACTACGACGTCGACTTCTCCGAGCACTACCTGGCGGACCTCCTGGCCGAGCGCGGCTACGGGTTCCTGGGCTGGAACACCCGCTATCGGGGTGCCGGCACCTACTTCACCCTGAAGGGCGCCCTCGTCGACATCGCGGTCGGCGTCCGGTGGCTGCGCGAGGTCGCCGGCGTGGGCACGGTGGCCCTGTTGGGCAACTCCGGAGGCGCCTCGCTGATGGCCGCTTACCAGTCCCGGGCGGTGGGATCGGACGAGGGGGCGCCTGCGGCCGACAGGGCGCAGCCGTTCCCAGCGGGTGATCTCTTCATCTCCGTCAACGCCCATCCCGGACGCCCCGACGTGCTGACAGCGTGGATCGACCCGTCGGTCACCGAAGAGTCCGACTCGTTGTCGGTCGATCCGACCCTCGACATGTTCGATCCCGCCAATGGGCCGCCCTACGCGCCGGAGTTCGTGCAGCGGTATCGAGCCGCGCAACAGGCGCGCAACGATCGGATCACGACCTGGGTCCTCGCGGAGCGCGATCGCCTGCGCGCGGGCCGCGCTTGGGATCGTGTCTTCACGGTCCACCGCAGCTGGGCCGATCTTCGGTTCCTCGACCTCAGCATTGATCCCTCCGAGCGCAGCGTCGGGTGCTACCTGGGCGAGCCGGAGACGGCCAACTACGGGTCCTTCGGCCTTGCCTGCACGAGCACCCTCCGGTCGTGGCTGTCCATGTGGAGCCTCTCGGAATCTGACTGTCGGGCCGGGCCACACCTGGCCCAGATCGCGCAACCGTCTCTCGTCGTGCAGTCGACGGCCGACCAGGGTGTGTACCCGAGCGACGCCGCGGCCATCTTCGGCGCTCTGGCGAGCAAGGACAAGCACCTCGAGATGGTCGCCGGTGACCACTACCTTGGTCAGCCGGCTCAGGCCCGCGAGACGATCGCCGACCTCATTGCCGACTGGCTGGCCGGATGGGGGTGACCGTCCGGCCGACCCGCCGGCCGAACCGCGGGTACCTTGTGCGCCACGTGTGGTGCGCATTGCAGAGGGGGGACCGACGATGAACAGCGAGTTCGAGCTGCGGGGGATCAACCACCTCGCCCTGGTCTGCCGCGACATGGAGCGGACGGTCGACTTCTACACCAACGTCCTGGGCATGCCGCTCGTCAAGACGATCGAGCTTCCCTTCGACATGGGCCAGCACTTCTTCTTCGACGTCGGCAACGGCGACTCGCTGGCGTTCTTCTGGTTCCCAGTTGCGCCCGAGCCAGCCCCGGGTGTGTCCGCCCCCCGAACCCTTCCCGGGAACGGGGAGCTCACCAGCGCCATCGGCTCGATGAACCACGTAGCGTTCGACGTGCCGGCCGACAAGATCGAGGAGTACCTGGTGAGGCTCCGGGCCAAGGGCATCGAAGCCGCCGACATCATGAACCACGACGACAGCGACCTGGGGATGAGCAACAAGGTGCACGACGGGACCTTCGTCCGATCGATCTACTTCATGGACCCCGACGGGATACTGCTGGAGTTCGCCGCCTGGACGCGCCCGCTCACCGAGGGCGACGTGCGCCATCGGCCGGCGACGGCCGCGCGGGCAGCGCCGGCGGGCACGTAGCCTCACCGTCCGTGCACGACACCATCACTGCCGTGCTGTTCGACTTCGGTGGCGTCTTCACCCCGTCGCCGTTCAGCGTCGTCCGGGCGGCCGCGCTCGAGCTCGGCGTCAGTGAGGACGTCGCCATCGAGCTGTGCTTCGGTCCGTACGCCGAGGATGGCGACCACCCTTGGCACCGTCTCGAGCGCGGGGAGGTGCGGCTCGACGTCGCCTACCAGGAGCTCCTCGCCCTCGCCAGCGCGGCGGGTGTCGAGATCGACGTCTTCCAGGTGCTGGGCAAGCTCGGCCGCGAGGATGACGACCGGGTCGCCATGGTCGAGCGGGTGAGGACCCTTCGTGGCGCGGGCTACCGGACAGCTCTGGTGACGAACAACATCGCTGAGTTCGGGGACGGGTGGCGACAGCTCATCCCGGTTGACGAGCTGTTCGAGGTCGTCGTCGATTCGTCCCAGGTCGGACTGCGGAAGCCGGATCCACGGATCTTTCGTCTCGCCCTCGAGCAGCTGGACGGGGTCCGGCCCGAGCAGGCGGTGTTCCTCGACGACTTCGAGGCCCACGTCGCCGGTGCCCGCCAGCTCGGCATGCACGGCATCGTCGTGGGCGACGACCGGGCCGAGGCGCTCGCTCGGCTGGACGTCCTCTTGGCCCCGGCCGCGCCGCAGGGCCAGACCGACGACCGCTCCTGAGCGCGGGCGGTCAGCCATAGGCGTCACCCCGTGACCCCCTCGGCCCCGCCAAGGCAGGACAACCCCTCCCCGCCGCCGAAATCAATGATGTGCGCCGTGGCGCAGCGCTCGGTGCCCGGCTCCGTAGGGACGGGACGATGACCCACCAATCCGCAGGTCCATTCGCGGGTAGGAACGCGCCGTGTCCCAGATAGAGCGCGCCACCAAGTCGGAACGGGTCATCGGGCCGGGCCCGCCGCCCCCGCCCCAGCCACCAGGGAGCGGTCCGTCGCGGCCTGCGACGGGACAGCAGGCGACCAAGGCAGAGGGGCGCCGGTTCGATCAGGCCATCGTTCGCATCGACCCGAGGAGCGTGCTCGACCTGTCCCTCCGGTTCTTTCGCCGGATGTTGCTCATCGGCATCGGCGTGGGCGTGGTGGGGTGGGTCGTCGCATGGGTTACCGGCCTGGCCAGCAGCATCGACACGTTCATCCAGGATCTCAGCGGTTATCCATCGCTCACGGTGCTCGGCGCTCAGGGCCTCCTCGTGGCCGTGGTGCTGGGACTGACCTTCGTCCTCGGAGGCGCGCTGCTCGCGGTGCTCGGCGTTGTCCTCTTCAACCTCGCGAGCGACCTGGGCGGGGGGATCAAGATGACCGTCAGGGAGACGGAGCTGGACGAGAGCCTCGTCGGACCCGAAGGCGCCGCAAGCCTCGCCGAGAGCGGGTCCTCCGGTTCCCGACCTCTGGCGCAGAGAGGCCGAGCCTCGGGTGCGGCTCGCCGTCGGCCCGTGCTGGGTGCCAACGTCACGAGCGTCGACGGCCACGCCGCTGCCGGTCCTGCTGGATCTCGACGGGACACCTACGACGAGGGGTCGACACGGGTCCCGCTGGAGCAGGAGGGTCGACCCCCGAGGGTTCCCAGCGGAGCGCTCGTCGTCGGCGTCGAGCGGGACAGCCCCGCAGACTCGGTCGGCCTAGTGACCGGGGACGTGATCGTGTCAGCGGACGGGTCGACGGTGGACTCGCCGGCTGCGCTGAGCTCGGCTATCGACCGCCACGAGACCGGTGCCGCATTCGACATGAGCTGGGTGGACCAGCAGGGGCGGTACCAGACAGGCATCGTGCACTTCGGCCACCGCTCCCGCTGATCCTCGGCACCTACGCCACCTGGATGCGGATCCGCTTGTTGGCCTTCCCCTTCGACTCGGTCTTGACCACGCGCACCCGACCGACTTCGTCGGTCCGAACGACGTGCGTCCCACCGTCCGCCTGCCGGTCCAGGCCCACGATGTCGACGACCCGGATCTCGGTCACCGTCTCGGGGATGAGATTCACCTTGGTGCGGATCAGGTCGGCGTCGGACAGCGCCGTCGATCGGGGCAGGAACTCGACCTTGACCGGCCGCGCCGCTGCCAGCTCGGCGTTGACGAGATCCTCCACGGTGGCCCCGAAGGCGTCCGGAAGCGGATCGAACTCGAAGTCCATCCTGGCCGCCAGTGGCTCCATGTTGCCGCCGGTGACCGCCTTCCCCCAGCGATGCCAGATCACCCCGCACAGCACGTGGAGCGCGGTGTGGGTGCGCATGAGCTCGTGGCGCCGTGCCCAGTCGATCTCCCCCTCGATCGCCTGCCCCGCCGTCAGGTCGTCGCGCTCGACGGCGTGCCACACCGTGTCCTCCTCACCGGGTTCCCGCTCGTGGGTCACGCCGAGCACGGGGATGCCGTCGAGGCGCCCGGTGTCGTGGGGCTGGCCTCCGCCGGTCGGGTAGAAGGCCGTCCGGTCGAGGGCCACGGCGCCAGAGCGCACGCTCGTCACGGTCGCCGTGAACCGGCGGAGGTAGGCGTCCCGTAGGAAGAGGAGCTCTGTCATGCCCTCGATTCTGCCTGCTGCCCGTCAGCGCAGAAATCGTCACCTCGGTGCGCACCAGGGCAGCGCCCGCCCCCGCCCGGCTTGACGGCACATCCGCCGGCAGGGCCAGGAGTCGCCCCCGCCCCCGCCACCACCGTCGGCGCTGGACGAGATCCTGCGCCGGGCTCGACGAGATCGAGCGACGTCTGGCCAGCTAGCCCTCGTCGGGGGGCGTGAGCTGGGACGGGACCGACTTCCGACAGGGCTCGTTCGGGCCGTCACCCCACGCCCTCCCTCGGTGGCGAGCGATGAGTTCCAAGCACCCCAGTCGTCATATCAACATGTCGACTTCTGTGGTGGAAGCCGTATCATGTGCGGCCGTGACCATGCCTTCCCATGCTCTCGCGCCCGACGATCTCGAGGGCCACCGGCGGGAGCTCACGGCCTACTGCTACCGGATGCTCGGCTCGGGCTTCGACGCCGAGGACGCCGTCCAGGAGACGCTGGTACGGGCCTGGAGGGCTGGCGAGAGCTTCGAGGGTCGCTCGAGTGTGCGGTCGTGGCTGTA
This window contains:
- a CDS encoding type II secretion system F family protein; the protein is MTRLLVISFLLGWAGLVLLIAEVRRFSRPSLADRLRAYSPAGLAERRRGGPFSVESFREVIGPFSQAVAGRVARLFGVSEELAVRLERVHSRMDPAGFRVRQVGWSAAAFGVGALAASTLGLPALVSLAVLLGSPLLAFLILEQQVASASSKWQRRIFLELPVVAEQLAMLLSAGFSLGSALNRLARPGRGSCARDLARVRARIHQGLSEVAALREWAELAQVDALNRLVAVVALNTDAADLGRLVSDEARAIRRDVQRDLVQTMERRGQQVWVPVTVATLVPGVIFLAIPFVEALRLFAGS
- a CDS encoding PQQ-binding-like beta-propeller repeat protein; this encodes MSRPVSTGTGRQRTRWRAVQWSKRWRRASVPVVAVLAVWLTPGAAAPGAAAPRAGAPATTSPPASCDWPMYGHDPSRTDSTSCSQAPDGAAASRLLPRWFFHANDVVTASPTIVQGTVYVGAWDGHFYALDLKSGRVHWSTLLGRGRPDGNADEHTGAYGEITSSAAVTAVSGRRVAFVGGGGSMYALDASRDDVPDAQRVLWRFDVDASHPANHGEIESSPVVWTGGPGGPVVVFGADSNQDSGFAGEGVWAVRADTGRLAWHFNPETATNHALYGCGNVWSSPALGLDPRNPDPRRRAVLYFGTADCPDNTPTACPADGSDPNCPLGQQYVYSRRWQPFADGIIAISAADGSPLWSYQPHPVNNTLDDDFGSSAQLFTLPGGRQVVGEGDKDGLYYVLDRNDGSLIWKRIEQGNGNIQSGFAIGGFLGATAVTSVHGAPRVFGGSGIDTPLTYDRNGQLVAQPDPALSLRGMQAFSGVDGSSAWSAIQAYTYGATSVANGVVYVGALDGILRAYDATTGRLLWAFPVSGPISSGPAISAGVVVIGAGTSDTDAEFKACDHLPPSAQGICRSTPLSATLNPLSAINGIWAFSPA
- a CDS encoding VOC family protein, with product MNSEFELRGINHLALVCRDMERTVDFYTNVLGMPLVKTIELPFDMGQHFFFDVGNGDSLAFFWFPVAPEPAPGVSAPRTLPGNGELTSAIGSMNHVAFDVPADKIEEYLVRLRAKGIEAADIMNHDDSDLGMSNKVHDGTFVRSIYFMDPDGILLEFAAWTRPLTEGDVRHRPATAARAAPAGT
- a CDS encoding HAD family phosphatase — encoded protein: MHDTITAVLFDFGGVFTPSPFSVVRAAALELGVSEDVAIELCFGPYAEDGDHPWHRLERGEVRLDVAYQELLALASAAGVEIDVFQVLGKLGREDDDRVAMVERVRTLRGAGYRTALVTNNIAEFGDGWRQLIPVDELFEVVVDSSQVGLRKPDPRIFRLALEQLDGVRPEQAVFLDDFEAHVAGARQLGMHGIVVGDDRAEALARLDVLLAPAAPQGQTDDRS
- a CDS encoding DUF3566 domain-containing protein — its product is MSQIERATKSERVIGPGPPPPPQPPGSGPSRPATGQQATKAEGRRFDQAIVRIDPRSVLDLSLRFFRRMLLIGIGVGVVGWVVAWVTGLASSIDTFIQDLSGYPSLTVLGAQGLLVAVVLGLTFVLGGALLAVLGVVLFNLASDLGGGIKMTVRETELDESLVGPEGAASLAESGSSGSRPLAQRGRASGAARRRPVLGANVTSVDGHAAAGPAGSRRDTYDEGSTRVPLEQEGRPPRVPSGALVVGVERDSPADSVGLVTGDVIVSADGSTVDSPAALSSAIDRHETGAAFDMSWVDQQGRYQTGIVHFGHRSR
- a CDS encoding alanyl-tRNA editing protein yields the protein MTELLFLRDAYLRRFTATVTSVRSGAVALDRTAFYPTGGGQPHDTGRLDGIPVLGVTHEREPGEEDTVWHAVERDDLTAGQAIEGEIDWARRHELMRTHTALHVLCGVIWHRWGKAVTGGNMEPLAARMDFEFDPLPDAFGATVEDLVNAELAAARPVKVEFLPRSTALSDADLIRTKVNLIPETVTEIRVVDIVGLDRQADGGTHVVRTDEVGRVRVVKTESKGKANKRIRIQVA